The DNA sequence ttattttagttcatatagtttaaaaataatttttataatttatattttaattatcttttaatttttattaaaaaaatatataaaaataattaattacaaattaattataaattactaactatttttttattataaattatcttataataaattagttacgaattatttgttaatatttttgtaattaattataattaataatatttctcttttttataataaggagtaaaagaaaattaaaatataaaatatataaattaaaaaatcacttttaaatcatatggactaaaaaaataaaaattataagaattaaaatataaattataaaaaataaaaaaattattttaaaactataaaatctaaaaaacataaatgataaaactatagcaactaattaattaatatatatacacaaacCAATCCCCATCCTCTGGGCAAATCAAAAAAAGTCTTTGAAGATCTGAATCTTTAGAAAATTAAGACAAAGTTGCATAAATTGAAAGATGAAGAAGTTGCAGAGAATGCGTAATGAGTACTATATACACAACTAAATTCACTAATCTTCTTTGCTTCTCTCATCCCACGTCCCCACCAAAATAAACTGAACTTAACAACACTAACGCATGGTTGCGCTCCACGTGTTCGTTTTTAAAGGACTCTACGTTTACGCGTGCCCAACGTTTGTACTATTGACATTGCATGCTGTTCTGTTCTCATTTCTTAATACATGAAAATGATTTCACAAATAATACCAATATTAATCAATCGATTAAGTTtctgaaattataataatttttattttttaatttctttatttatgaataaaataagtcatttttttaatttatttttatgtttgtaattttaaaaataaaaataactgatatttaattatttaaaaaccaaactgacattatatgttattaaatattctaattatcgtccattaattttaaaaataataatcttataACTGAATGAGCTAAACTGTCATTATTAGTTAATGTATTACTTCTAATTGTAATTACTTTTGTTTTGGTTGTCTCCTCCATTCATTTACATTGGATTCTAGACATAGAATTATGGAGAATGAGGTGTTGGGGATAACCCGCACAACAAGCATTAGCCTCATTGAAAACATGTATAAGTTTTCCTACCCTTagctctctctccctccctctaTTGAACTGGTAAAATaactaattcaaaattcaatgatTTAGCTGTGATTGAAATGgtattaacataataataataatacataaaatattattaaagaagcatcatactataattttattataataaaaaaaactaaaactaaatataattttataagtgGTTATCATTTAAAGTACATACAaaagttcaaataaaatatgtCGTAATATTTAAGTCTAAGTTtcaataatggatattaacatttaaaagcctataattaagattttgtttgcaccgtgaacaaataaaaaataagtttcacgtataaagacaaaatatattttaatgctTGTTATCTCCTGAGAGAAATGTTTTAACTTTCGAACTTAAATCTCACTTTGCAAGATGAGAGGACGACTACTTAACATTtgtcaatttatgttattttgtatttattaaccattttgataaataattttactaaacatttataattaaataatttagtctaataatttttaattatttatttttagatataaCTAGCTTGTCACATaaagacaaaatatattttaatctaaaatctATAAGTTGCTTGTTATCTCCTGAGAGAAATGTTTTAACTTTCAAAGTTAGATCTCACTTTGCAAGATGAGAGGACGACTTAACATttgtcaatttattttattttgtatttattaactattttaataaataattatactaaagatttataattaaataatttagtttaataatttttaattattgatttttagatATAACTAGCTTGTCAGattctatctatttttttaaaaactatttttaacaaatataacctaaatataaattaagaaatttcaaattggCCTATAAAGATGTAAATAAAATTGCCCTATAAGCAGGGGAGGACCTGTGTGTGGGCCAAGGGGGGCCATGACCTCCTCATTTTTTGAAAGTTTcataattaatatcaattttttattatagttttttattttgttaaatttaattattatataagattTTACTTTACTTTAAAGGCTTTTTCAAACATTGTACATGTTTtgtggacttttttttttggctccCGTCCATGatatattgttaaataaatattcttaaaaaagataggataaatttagaaaattcattcatttttttattttaaattcttttattagtaGAAATGTAGAACAtatcttaataaattattttattaatagaacatatcatattcaatttataGATTCACATGAATatattattagaatttaatgattatacattaataatataaaataattttataatgtaaaccaatcataattcattatttatattatttttaagttagttattataaaaatttaaaaatttactacaaataatgatgatttgtgattaaatgattattcaaaactattttacattattaatgtatattttttcctCATATTATAGTATTAACAAACATATTTTGGtagtttcatttgttttttatctcataaaataaaattgttttaatttattttcatgtgcTAATTTGTATCGTatgtaaaaatgtaattaatttaaatatttgtgtccataatttaattattttaatttctatttttctattgaaaatcattttaatttagtgaaaaataaataattttttagaaaatttatctTTATTGACCCCTATTTTTCAATCCTGGCCCGCCCTTGCCTATAAGGAATTTCAAATTGCCCTAAATACATCGAAACAATTTATCATGTGACACATATGTatgcaataattaattaatttaaaaatgtaaaacgcATATAAAACTTGATGCTATAAGCCGTCACGAATGGAAGTTTGTGTGTTTGGCCTGAACATGAACTAATTAACAAGAAGTTTAATTGGCTAGCTAATATAAATTCAGCCACTCACCAAAGTTCTAATATAAATTCAGCCACTCAATAAATGTTCATGGATTGTTGTTATGCACGTCATTTTCTTCTAGTTTCAAGTGCGCATACACAAGTGCCACACTATTTTAATGGGATTCTTTGTTCTCATGTTCTACCATGTCTCTGTGTGATCACAAAAGGTAGGCCTTTAATTTGGAGTTTATCAAACCTaatcaaaattagaaaatttggcAAAGAAAATGACACCATAATAATAGTTTATATCattcttcttatatatatatatatatatatatatatacacactagATGCTTCATTGGGTGCCTAATTAGGTAAAAACCTAGCAGGAGAAAGATTAAATAATGATTATTCAATTAAACAACTTAGTTGTCAGGGTAGGTTTATCAATTGTTAGGTCAAGACGCTCGGAGCATTTCATAAAGCAAGTACCTCATAGCAACGACACATTTAGCTTGaggataataatttaattagctTTTTACTAATCGagataattttttctataacaATACTGAGGGAATAATTTGCGAAACAAAAAGCGAAAGGAGTTCGTCGTATTGAATAACATTATTTGTTCAATTTTCTAAAGGTGtataatacttatataaaaagttgtATGAAAATGATGTTGTCTCTTTATATTATCAAGTCTCAAAGCATGATGGGTCAATAAAAATATTGGCCAGCTACACGAGTTATGTTTAGCATTACCTTGTTGAGTGGTCAGTGTCATTCCAATAGAGGATCTTGTAACTTGTTGgtccataaaagaaaaaataaagaataggaTTTTGGAATTTTCATTGTTTCCAATTCCTTGTGTAGCTGATTCACACCGACGTATATATAGcataattaattgttttcaaCACGAGTACcttttttgtctaaaaaaatgtaacttttaGAAGAAAGTGTTTGATAATGCGTAAACCAATATTTTGACATAGTAAGAAAACGATTGGTGCATAATAACTACAACAACAGCTATGAATCTATGATATCGTTTATTGCGATATGCTCATTACATAAtatgtattttgttatttataaaatctattaATGTTTTGCTTTTTTGTAATTCCTGTTgttttttcaaaggttttttaTTACTATGGTTTGGGTCATTTATTTTGATCAACATGGAATGTACATGGACGGTACGATTTTACATTTGTTATGAccaatttatatttcttaaataaaatcaagGATAGAAAACAATTTACATATAATTGTAACTGAAGAGTAAAAATCATTTATGAATTTATTGCTCtaagtatttatatttatttttaataattttaattatcaataagaTGTATctataagtttaaatttttgtttttatcattaaatgtttaataattaattaatattaaattattttgtaataaaatataatttttttggcaattaataacaataatatatagattGATTTAGTTCATTCATTTCTTATGGAAACTTACAAGttttaatgaataaatgatAACTTCTTGACAAGtatattaagtaataatttaaatcgGTAAGACCGAGTTCATAGTGACATTTGACTATATTCAAGGTTTATATATGTCTAATTTTAGACAAttaatgaattgaattgaatgttTGAGGTTTAGGGTTTATAATATGTATTTTAGGCTATATGCTCATTACATAATATGTATTTCTAATTTTAGGCCATATGCTCATTACATAATATGTATATTCATCATATGAAAGAGTCTAATTTAACTAATTTCACTCCTAATCCCTTAAGAAATAAATCAGATAAATTGCATTATGAACAGAAATGCATAATTTAGGCTAACTAACACCATTTTATCCCTAAAGTTGAATTACCTAGAtgttctttttcattcttaagaGATAAACATTTTTCAATACCTAAACCTTATAACATTACATGGGCATGGATGATCAAGCCATAAACATGATAATAAGCACATAAAAGAGATAATAATAtcgaaataatattaaatagatagttaaaatcattacatcaagagtgtttGGTGGGTGAGCTCCCAACAATAGAAGGTTTAGTTTCTCATTGTCAAGAAAGActtacaaatacaaaaaaagacaaaggaaGTGGAATAAAATGGAGGAAGAtggagaagaatgaagatgtAATGCTCTAAATGAATAGCATAAAATGAATACTTAGCCTTGAATTTTGATCACTTTACCCCAGATCCTTCATGCTCTTCGCCGTTTGTTCCCGTAACAATATTTGTCTTTAGTCTTCACCACTTCAATTTCTTCCCCCAGCAGAATTGGACCAAAATACCCATAAACAGCCAGAATCCAATCTAATTAAAAACCTGCTTAAGGTAGTGAATAATACTAATTAGAATGAGTGGggaaaatgataaagaaaataagcatATGGGAAAGGAGGACCTGGTCCAGCCCAACTTACTAATCATAAAATTTACTATTTACTTtacaaatcataaaataaaaacttgattTTATTTCATAAGTAATACCCATCCAAAATTCAGATTTAAAAATACCAACTCCCCATACAAGGGTCATCAACAAAGCCTAACAAAGGTTATAACATATTAAacataacaaatataaaaatactataataaCCATCATAGAACCCACCTTAATAATCTCTCTCTGCACAAATTTTGATACACGTGGTAATTTTAGTAGCAGTCCTCTCATTGTGCTTTCCCCCTATTCCACCAATCTCCATCACCccacaaattttatttcatggtGATATACACAAATAATACTATAagaatttaacattttattttgttccaTTCAACAAGATAAATGATTGAAGACTATTTCTCCAAACTAAAATTATGAGCCACCCCCGTTCTTAAGggtgaaaataacataaaaaacgAAAGGTACATGATCAACATTAtattctagatttttttttaatctttcctCGTCACTAACTTTGCGCTTAAACTTGGGTGAAAATGGCATCATATCATGACTTCTCAAAAGTTAAAATCATttagttttacaaaaaaataattatatataagttaattttaatttataaaaaaggtttatttttattatacataCATGATAATATACACACATATAACAAGAAAGTCATTGAAACTAAGACTTTGCTTGCACGTTACAACCATAGTTTAGCTCTACCAAGTGACCAAATCCTCATGTCATGTTTCACTTTCTTTACCTCCTCAACTATCTGAGAACAAAGACAACTAGACTTAatgatccataaaatttgtaatGTAGAAAATTTTACACTCAGTATATTGCAAAGTTCCTTCATAATCAAATCAAGTAATACTTCGCCAAGAAAAAAagtcaaatcaaataaataaatactagaTGTTTACTGCATAAAAGTGATAATCGAAACAAAAATCCAAATCTGAGAAATTACCTTTCTACATAATatggtataaaaaaatagttgaaaaattgaaaggaaCAACACCTCTTTTAAATAAAGACAAGCATTGTGAACAATAGGtaaaatagaaaggaaaaacGAGATTTAGTTGATGTGGAGCAAGGTTACTATAGTGTTCCCTAGCGCAGAAAATTCTGTTCCCAAACGGCTATGCATTCCACACAAACCAGTATTTCTGAGACAGAAGACAGTGAAATTGACCCAtgccaaaaaataatatgtacAAGTGAACAAGGCTTACCAGCGCGGCTCTTTGTTTCTTTCTGGACTTTGTCAATAACCTAAATCAATAAGAAGTAAAGCTAGATCAGTGGATAAATGAATGCATCACTAAGAGCTTACCACATTCAATGAAAgagcaaaaaacataaaaagactGGAGCACCAGCAGAATGTTCGTGCTCACTCTCCGCGACAACAGAAAATGTTCTTCTCCCTTCCCTGTCCCTCACGCACTTCACGTTGGAGCATTCCAACAAACACTCCGCAGCCTTCACGTGCCCCTTCCACGCTGCGTAGTAGAGTGGGGTCCACCCCTTCGAATCCACGCGATTAGGGTTTCCCCCCATCGTGACGCAGAACCGGATAACCCTCGTGTGCCCCTCCCTCACCACCACGTGGATCGTCGTCCTCCCCTCGGAGTCCACCGCATCCACGTCTAGCTCGCCGTCGTAGCGCGCTAATAGAAACTCCATCGTGTCGCAGGACACGTAGGGGCCAGGTTTGGAGAAGAAGCGGCAGATG is a window from the Glycine max cultivar Williams 82 chromosome 2, Glycine_max_v4.0, whole genome shotgun sequence genome containing:
- the ANK6 gene encoding ankyrin repeats-containing protein, with translation MLAIGKATSVDICRFFSKPGPYVSCDTMEFLLARYDGELDVDAVDSEGRTTIHVVVREGHTRVIRFCVTMGGNPNRVDSKGWTPLYYAAWKGHVKAAECLLECSNVKCVRDREGRRTFSVVAESEHEHSAGY
- the ANK6 gene encoding ankyrin repeats-containing protein isoform X1, with the translated sequence MLAIGKATSVDICRFFSKPGPYVSCDTMEFLLARYDGELDVDAVDSEGRTTIHVVVREGHTRVIRFCVTMGGNPNRVDSKGWTPLYYAAWKGHVKAAECLLECSNVKCVRDREGRRTFSVVAESY